In Chaetodon trifascialis isolate fChaTrf1 chromosome 6, fChaTrf1.hap1, whole genome shotgun sequence, one DNA window encodes the following:
- the cltcl1 gene encoding clathrin heavy chain 1 isoform X5, which yields MAQILPIRFQEHLQLQNMGVNPANIGFSYLTMESDKFICIREKVGEQNQVVIVDMSDPTNPIRRPISADSAIMNPASKVIALPSAAKTLQIFNIEMKSKVKAHTMTEEVMFWKWISVNTVALVTDSAVYHWSMEGDSQPTKVFDRHASLAGCQIINYRTDEQQKWLLLIGISAQQNRVVGAMQLYSVDRKVSQPIEGHAAAFGEFKVEGNAKPSTLFCFAVRSQAGGKLHIIEVGQPAAGNQPFPKKAVDVFFPPEAQTDFPVAMQIGNKHGVIYLITKYGYIHLYDLESGVCIYMNRISAETIFVTAPHEATSGIIGVNKKGQVLSVCVEEENIVNYATNVLQNPDLALRMAVRSNLAGAEEIFARKFNTLFAQGSYSEAAKVAASAPKGILRTAETIRKFQSVPAQPGQASPLLQYFGILLDQGQLNKFESLELCRPVLQQGRKQLLEKWLKEDKLECSEELGDLVKASDPTLALSVYLRANVPNKVIQCFAETGQFQKIVLYAKKVGYTPDWVFLLRNVMRVNPDQGLQFAQMLVQDEEPLANINQIVDVFMEGNLIQQCTSFLLDALKNNRPAEGHLQTRLLEMNLIHAPQVADAILGNQMFTHYDRAHVAQLCEKAGLLQRALEHYTDLYDIKRAVVHTHLLNPEWLVNFFGSLSVEDSLECLRAMLSANIRQNLQLCVQVASKYHEQLGTQSLVELFESFKSYEGLFYFLGSIVNFSQEPDVHFKYIQAACKTGQIKEVERICRESNCYDPERVKNFLKEAKLTDQLPLIIVCDRFDFVHDLVLYLYRNSLQKYIEIYVQKVNPSRLPVVIGGLLDVDCAEDVIKNLIMVVRGQFSTDELVEEVEKRNRLKLLLPWLESRIHEGCEEPATHNALAKIYIDSNNTPERFLKENPFYDSAVVGKYCEKRDPHLACVAYERGQCDLELIKVCNENSLFKSEARYLVRRKDPELWANVLEENNPFRRQLIDQVVQTALSETQDPEEVSVTVKAFMTADLPNELIELLEKIVLDNSVFSEHRNLQNLLILTAIKADRTRVMEYINRLDNYDAPDIANIAISNELFEEAFAIFKKFDVNTSAIQVLIEHIGNLDRAYEFAERCNEPAVWSQLARAQLQRDLVKEAIDSYIKAVDPSAYMEVVNAASKNNNWEDLVKFLQMARKKARESYVETELIFALAKTNRLAELEEFVSGPNNAHIQQVGDRCYEEGMYEAAKLLYNNVSNFARLASTLVHLGEYQAAVDSARKANSTRTWKEVCFACVDGEEFRLAQICGLHIVIHADELEDLISYYQDRGYFEELIALLEAALGLERAHMGMFTELAILYSKFKPQKMREHLELFWSRVNIPKVLRAAEQSHLWAELVFLYDKYEEYDNAVLTMISHPTDAWKEGLFKDIIAKVANVELYYKSLYFYLEYKPLLLNDLLTILSPRLDHSRAVTFFSKVNQLKLVKPYLRSVQSHNNKSVNEALNNLLTEEEDYQGLRASIDAYDNFDTIGLAQRLEKHELIEFRRIAAYLYKGNNRWRQSVELCKKDKLYKDAMLYAAESKDAELAETLLQWFLEEGRKECFAACLFASYDLLHPDVVLELAWRHNIMDFAMPYFIQVMREYLTKVDEFAAKVMVDKLEEAESQRKTEEEVTEPQPMVFGQQLMLTSSPAPVAPQPAYPGYGYPTAGYPAQPTATGGYPAQPTAAGGYPVQPAAYGFNM from the exons ATGGCTCAGATACTGCCGATACGATTTCAGGAACATCTGCAG TTGCAGAACATGGGTGTGAACCCGGCCAACATAGGGTTCAGCTATCTGACCATGGAGTCGGACAAGTTCATCTGCATCCGAGAGAAGGTGGGCGAGCAGAACCAGGTGGTGATCGTGGACATGTCTGACCCCACCAATCCAATCAGGAGGCCGATCTCTGCTGACAGTGCCATCATGAACCCCGCCAGCAAGGTCATCGCC CTCCCCTCAGCTGCCAAGACACTGCAGATCTTCAACATTGAGATGAAGAGTAAGGTGAAGGCCCACACGATGACAGAGGAGGTCATGTTCTGGAAGTGGATATCGGTAAACACTGTTGCACTTGTGACGGATTCGGCTGTCTATCACTGGAGCATGGAGGGGGATTCCCAACCTACCAAAGTATTCGATCGACACGCCAGTCTAGCGGGATGTCAGATCATCAACTACAGAACTGACGAACAACAGAAGTGGCTGCTGCTGATAGGCATTTCTGCACAg CAAAACCGTGTGGTTGGCGCGATGCAGCTATATTCTGTTGACAGGAAAGTGTCCCAGCCCATCGAGGGCCACGCTGCTGCCTTCGGGGAGTTCAAAGTGGAGGGAAATGCCAAACCCTCCACCCTCTTCTGCTTTGCTGTGCGCTCACAGGCTGGGGGAAAG TTGCACATCATTGAAGTTGgccagccagctgcaggaaACCAGCCATTTCCTAAGAAAGCGGTGGATGTGTTCTTCCCCCCAGAGGCCCAGACAGACTTTCCTGTAGCTATGCAG ATTGGCAATAAGCACGGTGTCATATATTTGATCACAAAGTACGGTTACATCCACCTGTATGACCTGGAGTCTGGAGTGTGTATCTACATGAACCGAATCAGCGCAGAGACCATCTTTGTAACCGCCCCTCATGAAGCCACCTCGGGAATTATTGGAGTCAACAAGAAGGGACAG GTCTTGTCGGTGTGCGTtgaagaggaaaatattgtCAACTATGCCACCAACGTCCTGCAGAACCCTGATCTAGCCTTGAGGATGGCTGTGAGGTCAAACCTTGCTGGGGCTGAGGAGATTTTTGCCAGGAAGTTCAACACTCTGTTTGCCCAGGGAAGTTATTCAGAGGCTGCAAAGGTTGCTGCTTCAGCACCCAAG GGCATCCTGCGGACAGCAGAGACCATCCGGAAGTTTCAGAGTGTCCCGGCCCAGCCAGGTCAGGCCTCTCCACTGTTGCAGTACTTTGGTATTCTGCTGGACCAGGGCCAGCTCAACAAGTTTGAGTCTCTGGAGCTATGCAGGCCCGTCCTGCAGCAGGGCCGCAAGCAACTACTGGAGAAATGGCTGAAGGAGGACAAG CTGGAGTGCTCGGAGGAGCTGGGCGACCTAGTGAAGGCCTCTGACCCCACCCTCGCTCTTAGCGTGTACCTCAGAGCTAACGTCCCCAACAAGGTCATCCAGTGCTTCGCTGAGACCGGCCAGTTCCAGAAGATAGTGCTGTATGCCAAAAAG GTGGGCTACACCCCCGACTGGGTTTTTTTGCTGCGAAATGTAATGCGTGTCAATCCAGACCAGGGACTGCAGTTTGCCCAGATGCTGGTCCAGGATGAGGAGCCGCTGGCCAACATCAACCAG ATCGTAGATGTGTTCATGGAGGGCAACCTGATCCAGCAGTGCACCTCCTTCCTGTTGGATGCCCTAAAGAACAACCGCCCAGCCGAAGGACACTTACAGACACGTCTGCTGGAGATGAACCTCATACACGCCCCCCAG GTAGCAGATGCAATCCTGGGGAACCAGATGTTCACCCACTATGACCGTGCCCACGTTGCTCAGCTGTGTGAGAAGGCAGGCCTGCTGCAGAGAGCTCTTGAACACTACACTGACCTGTATGATATCAAACGAGCCGTggtgcacacacatctgctcaaCCCTGAG TGGCTGGTGAACTTCTTTGGCTCTTTATCAGTAGAGGACTCTTTGGAGTGTCTAAGGGCCATGTTGTCGGCCAACATCAGGCAGAACCTTCAGCTGTGCGTCCAGGTAGCCTCTAAGTATCATGAGCAGCTGGGGACACAATCATTAGTGGAGCTCTTTGAATCCTTCAAGAGTTATGAGG GCTTGTTTTACTTCCTTGGGTCGATTGTGAATTTCAGCCAAGAGCCTGACGTTCACTTTAAGTACATCCAGGCTGCTTGTAAAACTGGCCAGATCAAAGAAGTGGAGAGAATCTGTAGAGAGAGCAACTGCTACGACCCAGAGAGGGTTAAAAACTTCctcaag GAGGCCAAGCTAACAGACCAGCTTCCTCTCATCATTGTGTGCGATCGCTTTGACTTTGTCCATGACCTGGTTCTCTACCTCTACCGCAACAGTCTACAGAAATACATTGAAATTTATGTGCAGAAA GTGAACCCCAGTCGTTTACCAGTAGTGATAGGCGGTCTGTTGGATGTGGACTGTGCTGAGGATGTCATTAAGAACCTTATCATGGTGGTCAGAGGGCAGTTTTCCACTGatgagctggtggaggaggtagAGAAGAGGAATAG GCTAAAACTTCTGTTGCCATGGCTGGAGTCCCGTATCCACGAAGGATGCGAGGAGCCAgctacccacaatgcactggCCAAGATCTACATTGACAGCAACAACACGCCTGAGCGCTTCCTGAAGGAGAACCCGTTCTACGACAGCGCCGTGGTTGGAAAATACTGCGAGAAGAGGGACCCCCACCTGGCCTGTGTGGCTTATGAGAGAGGACAGTGCGACCTGGAGCTCATCAAA GTGTGCAATGAGAACTCATTATTCAAGAGTGAGGCTCGATACCTGGTGCGACGAAAAGATCCGGAGCTTTGGGCGAACGTGTTAGAAGAGAACAACCCCTTCAGAAGACAGCTCATCGACCAG GTGGTACAGACAGCCCTGTCAGAGACCCAGGACCCAGAGGAGGTGTCAGTCACAGTCAAGGCCTTCATGACTGCAGACCTGCCCAACGAGCTGATTGAGCTGCTAGAGAAGATTGTGCTCGATAACTCTGTCTTCAGTGAACACAG AAACCTTCAGAACTTGCTGATTTTGACAGCCATCAAGGCGGACCGCACTCGTGTGATGGAGTACATTAACAGGCTAGACAACTATGATGCTCCAGACATCGCCAATATTGCCATCAGCAACGAGCTCTTTGAAGAAGCATTTGCCATTTTCAAGAAGTTTGATGTCAACACCTCTGCCATACAG GTATTGATAGAGCACATAGGGAACTTGGATCGTGCCTATGAGTTTGCTGAGCGCTGCAATGAGCCTGCCGTGTGGAGCCAGTTAGCCAGagctcagctgcagagagacctGGTCAAGGAGGCCATTGACTCGTATATTAAAGCCGTTGACCCCTCGGCATATATGGAGGTGGTCAACGCAGCCAGCAAGAACA ATAACTGGGAAGACCTGGTGAAATTCCTCCAGATGGCTCGAAAGAAAGCCAGAGAGTCTTACGTGGAGACGGAGCTGATCTTTGCTTTGGCAAAAACCAACCGTCTGGCTGAGCTGGAAGAGTTTGTCAGTGGGCCCAACAATGCTCACATCcagcag GTCGGCGATAGATGTTATGAGGAGGGAATGTATGAAGCAGCCAAACTCTTGTACAACAATGTGTCAAACTTTGCTCGCCTTGCATCGACACTGGTCCACCTCGGAGAATACCAGGCAGCTGTGGACAGCGCCAGGAAAGCCAACAGCACGCGGACATGGAAGGAG GTGTGTTTCGCATGTGTGGATGGCGAGGAGTTTCGGCTGGCACAAATCTGTGGCCTTCACATAGTGATCCACGCTGACGAGCTGGAGGACCTGATCAGCTACTATCAGGACCGCGGGTACTTTGAGGAACTCATTGCTCTGCTGGAGGCTGCGTTGGGTCTGGAGCGGGCCCACATGGGCATGTTCACCGAGCTCGCCATCCTCTACTCGAAGTTCAAACCTCAGAAGATGAGGGAGCACCTGGAGCTCTTCTGGTCCAGAGTCAACATCCCAAAG gTCCTTCGTGCAGCAGAGCAGTCTCATTTATGGGCAGAGCTGGTTTTCCTTTACGATAAATATGAGGAGTATGACAACGCCGTCCTCACGATGATCTCTCATCCGACAGATGCGTGGAAAGAAGGGCTGTTCAAAGACATTATTGCGAAG GTTGCCAATGTGGAGCTGTACTACAAGTCTCTGTACTTCTACCTGGAGTACAAACCCCTCTTACTGAATGACCTGCTGACCATTCTGTCTCCACGGCTGGACCACAGCCGAGCTGTCACCTTTTTCAGCAAG GTGAACCAGCTGAAGTTGGTCAAGCCTTACCTGAGGTCTGTCCAGAGTCACAACAACAAGTCCGTCAACGAAGCCCTCAACAACctgctgacagaggaggaggactaccAG GGCCTGAGAGCATCCATCGATGCCTATGACAACTTCGATACCATCGGCCTGGCACAGAGGTTAGAGAAACACGAGCTGATCGAGTTCAGGCGTATTGCTGCTTACCTGTACAAGGGCAACAACCGCTGGAGACAGAGTGTAGAGCTCTGCAAGAAGGACAAACTCTacaag GATGCCATGTTGTACGCCGCAGAGTCGAAGGATGCTGAGCTGGCAGAGACTCTTCTCCAGTGGTTCCTGGAGGAGGGCAGGAAGGAGTGCTTCGCTGCCTGCCTGTTCGCCTCCTACGATCTGCTGCACCCCGACGTGGTGCTGGAGCTGGCCTGGAGGCACAACATCATGGACTTTGCCATGCCGTACTTCATCCAAGTCATGAGAGAGTACCTCACAAAG GTTGATGAGTTTGCAGCGAAGGTGATG GTGGACAAGCTGGAGGAGGCAGAAAGCCAAAGGAAAACTGAAGAGGAGGTGACGGAGCCTCAGCCGATGGTGTTTG gccagcagctgatgctgacttcctctcctgctcctgtgGCTCCTCAGCCAGCGTACCCGGGCTATGGCTACCCCACCGCGGGT TACCCCGCTCAGCCCACCGCCACCGGGGGCTACCCTGCTCAGCCCACCGCCGCCGGGGGCTACCCTGTTCAACCCGCTGCGTATGGCTTCAACATGTAG
- the cltcl1 gene encoding clathrin heavy chain 1 isoform X1 — protein MAQILPIRFQEHLQLQNMGVNPANIGFSYLTMESDKFICIREKVGEQNQVVIVDMSDPTNPIRRPISADSAIMNPASKVIALPSAAKTLQIFNIEMKSKVKAHTMTEEVMFWKWISVNTVALVTDSAVYHWSMEGDSQPTKVFDRHASLAGCQIINYRTDEQQKWLLLIGISAQQNRVVGAMQLYSVDRKVSQPIEGHAAAFGEFKVEGNAKPSTLFCFAVRSQAGGKLHIIEVGQPAAGNQPFPKKAVDVFFPPEAQTDFPVAMQIGNKHGVIYLITKYGYIHLYDLESGVCIYMNRISAETIFVTAPHEATSGIIGVNKKGQVLSVCVEEENIVNYATNVLQNPDLALRMAVRSNLAGAEEIFARKFNTLFAQGSYSEAAKVAASAPKGILRTAETIRKFQSVPAQPGQASPLLQYFGILLDQGQLNKFESLELCRPVLQQGRKQLLEKWLKEDKLECSEELGDLVKASDPTLALSVYLRANVPNKVIQCFAETGQFQKIVLYAKKVGYTPDWVFLLRNVMRVNPDQGLQFAQMLVQDEEPLANINQIVDVFMEGNLIQQCTSFLLDALKNNRPAEGHLQTRLLEMNLIHAPQVADAILGNQMFTHYDRAHVAQLCEKAGLLQRALEHYTDLYDIKRAVVHTHLLNPEWLVNFFGSLSVEDSLECLRAMLSANIRQNLQLCVQVASKYHEQLGTQSLVELFESFKSYEGLFYFLGSIVNFSQEPDVHFKYIQAACKTGQIKEVERICRESNCYDPERVKNFLKEAKLTDQLPLIIVCDRFDFVHDLVLYLYRNSLQKYIEIYVQKVNPSRLPVVIGGLLDVDCAEDVIKNLIMVVRGQFSTDELVEEVEKRNRLKLLLPWLESRIHEGCEEPATHNALAKIYIDSNNTPERFLKENPFYDSAVVGKYCEKRDPHLACVAYERGQCDLELIKVCNENSLFKSEARYLVRRKDPELWANVLEENNPFRRQLIDQVVQTALSETQDPEEVSVTVKAFMTADLPNELIELLEKIVLDNSVFSEHRNLQNLLILTAIKADRTRVMEYINRLDNYDAPDIANIAISNELFEEAFAIFKKFDVNTSAIQVLIEHIGNLDRAYEFAERCNEPAVWSQLARAQLQRDLVKEAIDSYIKAVDPSAYMEVVNAASKNNNWEDLVKFLQMARKKARESYVETELIFALAKTNRLAELEEFVSGPNNAHIQQVGDRCYEEGMYEAAKLLYNNVSNFARLASTLVHLGEYQAAVDSARKANSTRTWKEVCFACVDGEEFRLAQICGLHIVIHADELEDLISYYQDRGYFEELIALLEAALGLERAHMGMFTELAILYSKFKPQKMREHLELFWSRVNIPKVLRAAEQSHLWAELVFLYDKYEEYDNAVLTMISHPTDAWKEGLFKDIIAKVANVELYYKSLYFYLEYKPLLLNDLLTILSPRLDHSRAVTFFSKVNQLKLVKPYLRSVQSHNNKSVNEALNNLLTEEEDYQGLRASIDAYDNFDTIGLAQRLEKHELIEFRRIAAYLYKGNNRWRQSVELCKKDKLYKDAMLYAAESKDAELAETLLQWFLEEGRKECFAACLFASYDLLHPDVVLELAWRHNIMDFAMPYFIQVMREYLTKVDEFAAKVMVDKLEEAESQRKTEEEVTEPQPMVFGQQLMLTSSPAPVAPQPAYPGYGYPTAGYPAQPTAAGGYPAQPTATGGYPAQPTAAGGYPVQPAAYGFNM, from the exons ATGGCTCAGATACTGCCGATACGATTTCAGGAACATCTGCAG TTGCAGAACATGGGTGTGAACCCGGCCAACATAGGGTTCAGCTATCTGACCATGGAGTCGGACAAGTTCATCTGCATCCGAGAGAAGGTGGGCGAGCAGAACCAGGTGGTGATCGTGGACATGTCTGACCCCACCAATCCAATCAGGAGGCCGATCTCTGCTGACAGTGCCATCATGAACCCCGCCAGCAAGGTCATCGCC CTCCCCTCAGCTGCCAAGACACTGCAGATCTTCAACATTGAGATGAAGAGTAAGGTGAAGGCCCACACGATGACAGAGGAGGTCATGTTCTGGAAGTGGATATCGGTAAACACTGTTGCACTTGTGACGGATTCGGCTGTCTATCACTGGAGCATGGAGGGGGATTCCCAACCTACCAAAGTATTCGATCGACACGCCAGTCTAGCGGGATGTCAGATCATCAACTACAGAACTGACGAACAACAGAAGTGGCTGCTGCTGATAGGCATTTCTGCACAg CAAAACCGTGTGGTTGGCGCGATGCAGCTATATTCTGTTGACAGGAAAGTGTCCCAGCCCATCGAGGGCCACGCTGCTGCCTTCGGGGAGTTCAAAGTGGAGGGAAATGCCAAACCCTCCACCCTCTTCTGCTTTGCTGTGCGCTCACAGGCTGGGGGAAAG TTGCACATCATTGAAGTTGgccagccagctgcaggaaACCAGCCATTTCCTAAGAAAGCGGTGGATGTGTTCTTCCCCCCAGAGGCCCAGACAGACTTTCCTGTAGCTATGCAG ATTGGCAATAAGCACGGTGTCATATATTTGATCACAAAGTACGGTTACATCCACCTGTATGACCTGGAGTCTGGAGTGTGTATCTACATGAACCGAATCAGCGCAGAGACCATCTTTGTAACCGCCCCTCATGAAGCCACCTCGGGAATTATTGGAGTCAACAAGAAGGGACAG GTCTTGTCGGTGTGCGTtgaagaggaaaatattgtCAACTATGCCACCAACGTCCTGCAGAACCCTGATCTAGCCTTGAGGATGGCTGTGAGGTCAAACCTTGCTGGGGCTGAGGAGATTTTTGCCAGGAAGTTCAACACTCTGTTTGCCCAGGGAAGTTATTCAGAGGCTGCAAAGGTTGCTGCTTCAGCACCCAAG GGCATCCTGCGGACAGCAGAGACCATCCGGAAGTTTCAGAGTGTCCCGGCCCAGCCAGGTCAGGCCTCTCCACTGTTGCAGTACTTTGGTATTCTGCTGGACCAGGGCCAGCTCAACAAGTTTGAGTCTCTGGAGCTATGCAGGCCCGTCCTGCAGCAGGGCCGCAAGCAACTACTGGAGAAATGGCTGAAGGAGGACAAG CTGGAGTGCTCGGAGGAGCTGGGCGACCTAGTGAAGGCCTCTGACCCCACCCTCGCTCTTAGCGTGTACCTCAGAGCTAACGTCCCCAACAAGGTCATCCAGTGCTTCGCTGAGACCGGCCAGTTCCAGAAGATAGTGCTGTATGCCAAAAAG GTGGGCTACACCCCCGACTGGGTTTTTTTGCTGCGAAATGTAATGCGTGTCAATCCAGACCAGGGACTGCAGTTTGCCCAGATGCTGGTCCAGGATGAGGAGCCGCTGGCCAACATCAACCAG ATCGTAGATGTGTTCATGGAGGGCAACCTGATCCAGCAGTGCACCTCCTTCCTGTTGGATGCCCTAAAGAACAACCGCCCAGCCGAAGGACACTTACAGACACGTCTGCTGGAGATGAACCTCATACACGCCCCCCAG GTAGCAGATGCAATCCTGGGGAACCAGATGTTCACCCACTATGACCGTGCCCACGTTGCTCAGCTGTGTGAGAAGGCAGGCCTGCTGCAGAGAGCTCTTGAACACTACACTGACCTGTATGATATCAAACGAGCCGTggtgcacacacatctgctcaaCCCTGAG TGGCTGGTGAACTTCTTTGGCTCTTTATCAGTAGAGGACTCTTTGGAGTGTCTAAGGGCCATGTTGTCGGCCAACATCAGGCAGAACCTTCAGCTGTGCGTCCAGGTAGCCTCTAAGTATCATGAGCAGCTGGGGACACAATCATTAGTGGAGCTCTTTGAATCCTTCAAGAGTTATGAGG GCTTGTTTTACTTCCTTGGGTCGATTGTGAATTTCAGCCAAGAGCCTGACGTTCACTTTAAGTACATCCAGGCTGCTTGTAAAACTGGCCAGATCAAAGAAGTGGAGAGAATCTGTAGAGAGAGCAACTGCTACGACCCAGAGAGGGTTAAAAACTTCctcaag GAGGCCAAGCTAACAGACCAGCTTCCTCTCATCATTGTGTGCGATCGCTTTGACTTTGTCCATGACCTGGTTCTCTACCTCTACCGCAACAGTCTACAGAAATACATTGAAATTTATGTGCAGAAA GTGAACCCCAGTCGTTTACCAGTAGTGATAGGCGGTCTGTTGGATGTGGACTGTGCTGAGGATGTCATTAAGAACCTTATCATGGTGGTCAGAGGGCAGTTTTCCACTGatgagctggtggaggaggtagAGAAGAGGAATAG GCTAAAACTTCTGTTGCCATGGCTGGAGTCCCGTATCCACGAAGGATGCGAGGAGCCAgctacccacaatgcactggCCAAGATCTACATTGACAGCAACAACACGCCTGAGCGCTTCCTGAAGGAGAACCCGTTCTACGACAGCGCCGTGGTTGGAAAATACTGCGAGAAGAGGGACCCCCACCTGGCCTGTGTGGCTTATGAGAGAGGACAGTGCGACCTGGAGCTCATCAAA GTGTGCAATGAGAACTCATTATTCAAGAGTGAGGCTCGATACCTGGTGCGACGAAAAGATCCGGAGCTTTGGGCGAACGTGTTAGAAGAGAACAACCCCTTCAGAAGACAGCTCATCGACCAG GTGGTACAGACAGCCCTGTCAGAGACCCAGGACCCAGAGGAGGTGTCAGTCACAGTCAAGGCCTTCATGACTGCAGACCTGCCCAACGAGCTGATTGAGCTGCTAGAGAAGATTGTGCTCGATAACTCTGTCTTCAGTGAACACAG AAACCTTCAGAACTTGCTGATTTTGACAGCCATCAAGGCGGACCGCACTCGTGTGATGGAGTACATTAACAGGCTAGACAACTATGATGCTCCAGACATCGCCAATATTGCCATCAGCAACGAGCTCTTTGAAGAAGCATTTGCCATTTTCAAGAAGTTTGATGTCAACACCTCTGCCATACAG GTATTGATAGAGCACATAGGGAACTTGGATCGTGCCTATGAGTTTGCTGAGCGCTGCAATGAGCCTGCCGTGTGGAGCCAGTTAGCCAGagctcagctgcagagagacctGGTCAAGGAGGCCATTGACTCGTATATTAAAGCCGTTGACCCCTCGGCATATATGGAGGTGGTCAACGCAGCCAGCAAGAACA ATAACTGGGAAGACCTGGTGAAATTCCTCCAGATGGCTCGAAAGAAAGCCAGAGAGTCTTACGTGGAGACGGAGCTGATCTTTGCTTTGGCAAAAACCAACCGTCTGGCTGAGCTGGAAGAGTTTGTCAGTGGGCCCAACAATGCTCACATCcagcag GTCGGCGATAGATGTTATGAGGAGGGAATGTATGAAGCAGCCAAACTCTTGTACAACAATGTGTCAAACTTTGCTCGCCTTGCATCGACACTGGTCCACCTCGGAGAATACCAGGCAGCTGTGGACAGCGCCAGGAAAGCCAACAGCACGCGGACATGGAAGGAG GTGTGTTTCGCATGTGTGGATGGCGAGGAGTTTCGGCTGGCACAAATCTGTGGCCTTCACATAGTGATCCACGCTGACGAGCTGGAGGACCTGATCAGCTACTATCAGGACCGCGGGTACTTTGAGGAACTCATTGCTCTGCTGGAGGCTGCGTTGGGTCTGGAGCGGGCCCACATGGGCATGTTCACCGAGCTCGCCATCCTCTACTCGAAGTTCAAACCTCAGAAGATGAGGGAGCACCTGGAGCTCTTCTGGTCCAGAGTCAACATCCCAAAG gTCCTTCGTGCAGCAGAGCAGTCTCATTTATGGGCAGAGCTGGTTTTCCTTTACGATAAATATGAGGAGTATGACAACGCCGTCCTCACGATGATCTCTCATCCGACAGATGCGTGGAAAGAAGGGCTGTTCAAAGACATTATTGCGAAG GTTGCCAATGTGGAGCTGTACTACAAGTCTCTGTACTTCTACCTGGAGTACAAACCCCTCTTACTGAATGACCTGCTGACCATTCTGTCTCCACGGCTGGACCACAGCCGAGCTGTCACCTTTTTCAGCAAG GTGAACCAGCTGAAGTTGGTCAAGCCTTACCTGAGGTCTGTCCAGAGTCACAACAACAAGTCCGTCAACGAAGCCCTCAACAACctgctgacagaggaggaggactaccAG GGCCTGAGAGCATCCATCGATGCCTATGACAACTTCGATACCATCGGCCTGGCACAGAGGTTAGAGAAACACGAGCTGATCGAGTTCAGGCGTATTGCTGCTTACCTGTACAAGGGCAACAACCGCTGGAGACAGAGTGTAGAGCTCTGCAAGAAGGACAAACTCTacaag GATGCCATGTTGTACGCCGCAGAGTCGAAGGATGCTGAGCTGGCAGAGACTCTTCTCCAGTGGTTCCTGGAGGAGGGCAGGAAGGAGTGCTTCGCTGCCTGCCTGTTCGCCTCCTACGATCTGCTGCACCCCGACGTGGTGCTGGAGCTGGCCTGGAGGCACAACATCATGGACTTTGCCATGCCGTACTTCATCCAAGTCATGAGAGAGTACCTCACAAAG GTTGATGAGTTTGCAGCGAAGGTGATG GTGGACAAGCTGGAGGAGGCAGAAAGCCAAAGGAAAACTGAAGAGGAGGTGACGGAGCCTCAGCCGATGGTGTTTG gccagcagctgatgctgacttcctctcctgctcctgtgGCTCCTCAGCCAGCGTACCCGGGCTATGGCTACCCCACCGCGGGTTACCCTGCTCAGCCCACTGCCGCCGGGGGCTACCCCGCTCAGCCCACCGCCACCGGGGGCTACCCTGCTCAGCCCACCGCCGCCGGGGGCTACCCTGTTCAACCCGCTGCGTATGGCTTCAACATGTAG